ctctctctctctctctctgtctctctctctctctgtctctgtctctctctctgtctctctctctctctctctctctctctccgtctctagGCAGCTCCTGAAGACTGAGTTGGGCTCTTTCTTCACAGAATATCTGCAGGTGATCAACTGAGTCTCAGATCAATAATCAATATTAAATGAAGCAGTGTTGAACTGAGTTTGATTGTGATGGTGTCACAGAATCAGCTGCTAACGAAGGGAATGGTGATTCTGAGAGACAAGATTCGCTTTTATGAAGGTAAGATGCTGTCTGAATCATTCCTGATGGTTCATGTGTGTTTCCTTCAACAATCACTGAATCAGCTGGTGTTTTGCTGGTTTGTAGTCAGTTctactcgtgtgtgtgtgtgtgtgtgtgtgtgtgtgtgtgtgtttgtaggtcAGAAGCTGCTGGATTCTGTGGCAGAAACGTGGGACTTCTTCTTCTGTGATGTTCTGTCCACGCTGCAGGCCATCTTCTACCCTGTTCAGGTACTTCACCTAAGATTCTGGATTTATTTGCTCTGTAACAGtgagtgtatttgtgtatgtgtgtgtgtgtgttcagggtaAGGAGCCGTCCGTCCGTCAGCTGGCTCTGCTGCACTTCAGGAACATCATCACTCTCAACATAAAGCTGGATGATGCTCTGACTCGACCACGGGCTCGTGTACCACCCTCCATCATTCAGATGCTGCTCGtcctgcaggtgtgtgtgtgtgtgtgtgtgtgtgtgtgtgtgtgtgtgcgcagctGTTTCCCAGCAACCCTTCAGACACTTGTGTAAACAAACATCAGAAACTTTCATAACGCTCTAGAGTCGATGCTGAAACCTTTCCAGTGTGAAACACTCACCGGACGGAGGGTGTAtgagttttatttaatcaaatgtgtGTCTTATTGTAAGTGTTTATGATATTTGTGGTTTTCTGCACTTGCATCATCTCTGGCTTTAATCTATCGACACCCTGCTGAATCTtcacaaagtgtgtgtgtttctgctttgtttgtggttttatttcCTGTCTGTGTTGTAAAGGTCGTATTGTTTAGTGTTTCCACGTCTGTCAGAAGTGATTGAAGGCTTTCTGCTTTCAGACACATTCAGGCCTGACTGACAGCTAGTGACTGAACCAAACCCAGAACCATTTCTATGATGACCAGCGCAAATTAAGACATGCTTGTTTTGGTGTTAAATACCAGTCATTTGACAAGTGCATATGATGGTAAAATAATACTCTCCTTTTATAGACTTTGTGTCTGAAAGGAAAACTCCAACACATGCGTATCCCTACGGTCAGGTGCAAAAAGTTAGTTAGTAAATCTGACCCTTGTGTTCTCCCTAGACGTTTACATGCTGCGTTCCCTAAAGTTTATTCCGTAAGGTCTTAAATGTTTCTTCATAAAATCCGTAGAAACACTGTGCATGGGTGAAAGTGTGAGAGACATGCTTCTATAAAGTGCACAGAAATGGATGCATCAGTTCACagcgtgaccctggaccacagaaCCTAATATTTTGAGCCACACAactgtgctccagagacacgTATGAATAATTCAGCTAATGATGGGGTGTTTGGTGTGATGTGTGTCTCAGGGCGTGCACGAGTCTAAAGGTGTGAGCAGCGATTACCTGAAGCTGGAGTCTCTGGTCCAGAAGGTGGTGTGTCCGTATCTGGGCACGCAGGGGCTGTTCTCGGGCGACGGCTCGGTGGTGCAGAGCTCGTGTGTTCTGGGTGAGCAGCGTCTCTCTCTTCAGCTCATGCATCAGTCGTTCGTGCAGCTGCTTCTTCATCGGTCCTTTGCTGTTCTCAGAGAAGCGTCTCCTGCGTCGATGGCCCCGCTCCGGAGACTCGCCCGCCAAGAACCCCGTGATGCGCTCCAAGAGCTACAACATGCCCGTGCTGATGCCGGTGGCTGAGTACGACCCCGAGAGCGCCGCCGGGGTCAGACGCCACTCTGTGTGTCAGATGACCTCCTGCGCCGAGGAGCCAGACGTCTGCGAGGACTCGTCTCCTCCCATCGGCCCCGAATCCAGCCCTGAGACCCTCGTGGACCAGGTCCTGGAGTCTTTGGACTCAGACACCGAGGGAATCTTCATCGACTTCCGCCGGCAGTGCTCCAGCTCGTCTGACTTCAGCCGGGAGAGTGAGAGCGCagcctgacctttgacctgtccACACGCCGCTGCAGAGTCGGTAGAATGATGTTGAGAATAGCAGACTACGGCTGCCTTCGTGCATTTGGAGATGACAACGTGTGACCTTTTACCCGCGGCTTTCCACGTTGTCAGACTCGGAGTTAGCTCCTAAATTAACCCAGTCCTAACTCTCAGAATGCGTTTAAAGTTACCAGTTCGAGAACACGTGAGGGCTTTGGCATTGATgttgttgccatagaaacaaatAATGCCACGTGTTGTAATCTCAGAACACACACGGCCTGAATGCAGCGTATCTCCAGCGTACTAGAAGTGCAGTGAGTGGAGCGCAATCGTGACGGAGCCCTTTTACAGCCGTTTTGAACAGATCTGGAttatatttagacatttagcagatgcttttatccaaatgaGGACCATAGACTCAatcaaaccaacaaaaaaaagcagtgaTATAGAAGTCTCAGCCTAGGGTTAGCAACCGTCTTGTTTTCAAGATGACAAAAGGACTCAAGTTCAGTCTTCTTCAACACCAAGTAAAAtccattcattattttaacaatttgattattatcagtgcaattgaaaaatcataaataatttaaataatctttagAATCTCTAGAAAGTAGTGTTTGCACAGGAGAAGGAATAACGAGCGCAAGAGAGCAAATGattggttaataataataataataatactgtaacaTGCAGTAAGATCTGATGATGCACAGATGTATCGAGACGCATCATGTTTAGTCTGTACGTCTGTGTAGTTTCACTCCAGGTGTTTTGGCATTCGTGCACTAGTTCGTTCTGAATGcgtgatttttgttttgcttttaatggAAGACTCATCGAAGGATTACTTGAGATTACAAACAGGCAAACTAAAACTACAGATTCTTAAAGACTTTTCAGGGGAAACCAATGGAGttgaaatttttttgtaaataattgaaGGTTTTTACACCGTTGCACAACAGATATTACTAACCAGATTACTATTTGTATTGTAATTCTAATTTgaagtaaaattgtattttactgGTGACTTGAATAAGTTTGTCCTTATTTAGTACAGTATCTTCAGGTGATCTTCTGATGAAGAGTTAGGACTGAAACGGTCCTTCAGAGATTCTGCTCAGGTCAGTCCAGCCTCGACACACAGCTGCAGACCCCAGGATACTAATCAAACAGGCACTAACTAACATGGATGTTTTGACTGTAGATACTTTGAGGATGATTTAGTTCATTGGTCTAAAACATTTAGTTCCTTATTCTACACGCAGCTTTATGAACCAGTGAAGTGTTAAGAAAATATCGACAAATTATTTGACAGATTTGTAATTTTAGAGCACCGATCAGGTGAAGACGTCTGAGAACTCAAAACACTTTTCgtgaatgatttattttgtacagtATGTTCAAATTTAAGTCTCGAGAAGCTGGCTGTACCTTCATCTGAGAAATGTCTGACATTCATATACAGAATCTAGAAACGAGAGATTCTCTCTGAAAAGTGAACGAGACATCTAGTTTCTCCATTCCTCTTTTTTCCTTAAATAGCGTTGTAACAGAACATTTTCCCTCCATGAACAGAAATACGAATCAAactcaaaacagacaaaaacaaaatcacaacaaaaaaaggaactCTGTCAGTGCTCTTTACGAAGCAGAGCTCAGAGAGTCGAATACATTCATGTCCAGCAAAAGAcaaggaaaggaaaaagaaacactttGGTCATTAGGCAGTCTGTCCCGTGTCACATACAACACTGAACGCCCTTGAATCTGACTGAAACATGTaacattttctgctttaaagTGCACGTTTTGAGGcggagagacacacacacacacac
The sequence above is a segment of the Puntigrus tetrazona isolate hp1 unplaced genomic scaffold, ASM1883169v1 S000000216, whole genome shotgun sequence genome. Coding sequences within it:
- the LOC122333174 gene encoding proline-rich protein 5-like; this encodes MVILRDKIRFYEGQKLLDSVAETWDFFFCDVLSTLQAIFYPVQGKEPSVRQLALLHFRNIITLNIKLDDALTRPRARVPPSIIQMLLVLQGVHESKGVSSDYLKLESLVQKVVCPYLGTQGLFSGDGSVVQSSCVLEKRLLRRWPRSGDSPAKNPVMRSKSYNMPVLMPVAEYDPESAAGVRRHSVCQMTSCAEEPDVCEDSSPPIGPESSPETLVDQVLESLDSDTEGIFIDFRRQCSSSSDFSRESESAA